The DNA region TAATTTGTCCAATAGACGAACTCTAGGTCGAAATATTCCCCGGCTTGTTTTCTTGGTGTTGTCGGCTTATGTTAGCCATAGAGAAATAATTAAGTCCAATTTTGATGCATGATCTCTCTTTAGATCAAGATTGAGCGAGTGGCTAGAAgttttatatatgaatattcTGCAGACTCAGCAATGGATGACCAAACCAAAGAAGGATAATTCCCATGAACACATGAACATAAAATGACTCCCAATTGAGACTAGTTTTATATACTCAATTGAGCATCTTCATTCATCGTTGTTTTCAATGATACATAGACATATTATttcttcaaaaagaaaaagaaaaaaagagagaaaaaattgACAGTTCACGCTAATGCAGTGGTAGAGAAGCAACGATtgacatttatatatttagaaaTTGGTTATCCTGGAGATTCGAGCCTTCAATCCATGCTTCATGTGAAGAATAACTGAAACACGAGGCCTCACGTCTTGATCTTCCTCGACTCGAACATGGAAGTTCCAAATTATGGTGGCCAAAACATACTTCATTTGCGTGAAAGTAAAGTTCTTTCCAAGGCAAGTCCTAGGTCCCGCATTGAAGGCAACAAACTTGTAAGATGGTTCGTGTCTGACTGTACCATTGTCTGAGATCCACCTCTCGGGTTTGAACTCTGCACAGTCCTTTCCCCAAATTGAGGGCATCCTCCCCATTGCATAGAGACTCCAGAGAATCCTTGTGTGTGCTTGCACATTATGCCCGCTAGGTAACTTGTCGGGTTTTGCTGGACTTTTGTGCTGCAACGGGATTGGTGGGTATAGCCTTAGGGTTTCACAGATTGCTCCGTGCAAGTAAACCAGCTTCTTGTTGTTGTTGAACTCTTCAGTATCGAATATATCTTCTCCTTGTGTTAAAAGTGACCTTATCTCTTCTCTGATCTTTATTTCCACTAGTGGGTGGTTCGAGAGGTTCCAAAAGAACCAAGTAAGTGAGGATGTATTCGTGTCTCTTCCTGCAATAATGAAGCTTAAGATCGTGTCTCTCAAGATTTTGTCCTCATGACTGCCTGCACCTGACATCTTGTTCTTTTCCATGGTCATATATGACGTTAACAAATCAGAATCCTCTTCGTCTTGTCTGGATTCCTCCCCTCTCCTTAGCTTCTCCCTCTTCATTTCAATGTACTTCCCGATGATCCGATCAATACACTTCCAAGCTTCACTTaacttcttttctcttccaaCTCCTACCCACCCCTGCAGCTTCCACAGTAATCCTGGCATGACATGGCGGAAGAAGATTGCTTCCTCAGCATCATCCAGTGCCCTAATGAATGGAACGTCCGGTAGATCAGGGGAAAGGCACTCGGGATCAAATCCAGCGACCAATTTAGAAATCGAGTCGAATGTGTATCTCTCGAACAAGTCTTGTAGATCCACCACTAGACCTTCCCTAGAGGCGTGATCCAGTATAGGAATCAAACCATTTTGGATCTTGTCCTTAGTAGTCCTCACCAAGAAACAGTGGAAACTTTTGTGATTTATAAACGACATAGCAACCCGCCGCTGCTCCTTCCACAGCTCATGGTCCACATTGAAGATACCGTCTCCCAAAATATCAAAGATATTTTTGAACTCAGGCCCTTTTGGGAAGTTCACAAAGTTTGTGGTCATGATATAGTGGATGTTAGCAGGGTCCGCCGTGATCAACATATCCATGTTACAGAACCATGGGCCTCGGAAGAGGAAGTTGCCGGTGCCAAGGTGCAGCAGGAGCTCAGTGACCCAATCATGGACCCGCGAGACTTGGTTCAGAAGGGTCGGTAACATTCCAACTAGCGGCCAGTCTGTCGGAGCCCCTTTGCTGTTGCTTGCTAGATGGCAAAGGACAATGAAGCAGATGAGGGCAAATAGTATCACCAAAAGCCCCATTGAGTCCATGTATGAAGCTCTGGCACACATGTTTTTTTACGGGTATGTAATATCAACAGGCGGGAAGAGTGatcttataaataaatttcccATATCAAAAGAAGGAGACAGCTCAGGGGAGACTGAGAGTTAGTGTTGTGTGTGTGTTTGAGCGGCGGCGGAGCTACTCCGACTGGAATTTGGCACTGAGGAATGGAGAATAGATAGCAGAGAATGTGAGGATTGGAGAGTTGTAACTATGACAAACACAGAGGACCGTATTGAGTCGTAGTTCGGTGAAAACTATGAGTGAGGGTCAATCTTATTATAGCAGTTCACCGGGAGCTGTTACTCTGAGGGCGTGAATTGCATTGTAACAGATTTATGTAAACCATATTGGGGTATGCGAGATGCCCCAAGGGCATTCATATGATGGGttaatttcaatttagtccctgtaTTTTGAGAGCAGTCTCAAAATGCTCCccataaaaaaatgattgacgtaaggaaaaagaaaaagtttgcCCACATATGTTAAGTTTTTATTGTCCCCATGATTAATAGTCGAGTGAACTGCGCCCAACCTTCATTCCTTCCAATCCGTAGACGGTATTAGAGATTTGGAGTGGATTGAGACGGTTCACTTATTCCTAGGGATTATGTTGAGACAAACAAAATTTTAGGATTGTTTCGAAAGTGTCTTCAAATTACTGGGTGTATATCACGATTGACCCTCAAATAATTATGCATGCTCGTTAGGGTCAGCgagaatatatgtatatttttcttcCGATAGCAGGGGAGACCCATGGCCTAATAAcgtgaagaaaaaaataaaacaatatgGAAAGTTAACGTGAAATGAACTCGACATCTCTTAGTTTTAGACGAATACGTATGTAAGATTAATCATTGTTAATATCACCATTCCATTAAGATACCTTTGTCTATGTTATGTTAACATTTATGCTTTctagctctttttttttttaaaaaaaaaaaacatatacgCTTTCTGAAATGCCAAAATTGGCAATTTTATCTCGGGAGATGATCATACATTAAGCATGTATGGTAGTAACAGAATTCACGGAAAATGAAATCTACAGGGAAATGAATACTGGAAACTTTGAATAGCGCTGATTGAATGACCCAAATAAGCGGAGAATGAAAGCGCATTGAAGACAAAAGGATAAACATGCCCTTCATGGATGGACCAAGAGGGGGTTGGGGTATCAATTCTCCATCCCCTAAAATTTTGATGTGATATGTAAAATTGGGCATGCTTACTTTTAGAATATTAAATTCCACTTTTCatctatatttttcttctctttttctaaatttatttgcacttagaaaaatataagaatGTATTTACTACTGTtaaacttgaaatttttttaatgtgagAATAATTGAAGTAATCACCATACAAGgatgatataaaatatatttatgaatAGAAAAGTCAATAGAATAGTAAAAGGAAAGGTATTAATTagaatataaaaaaggaaataatggGCAAATGGAAAACCAGAGAATTAAAGAAAGAACTTCTCTAATCTTATATAATTTAGAATAACggagaagaaaattttctttggaaaattatttctatttcaatataaGTAAACATATTCTTTGCAGTTTTCTAATTTTAGATAGGGAAAATAGCACCCCCTAACACAATTTGAACGGCATTTTCACATCCTATCACAGTTTTTAAAATTGGCACGTCATAGCACAAAATTACATTTTCTTGGCTAAACTAGCACGCTGTTAGATGTCCGTTAGGTTGCTGTTAAAAAGATGAGCTGGCCACGTTAGTGGGTCCTCTTGCaccataaaattaaataatttataaatataagaaaaaataaaaaaaatgtagggGCAGGTCGAAAGAAGGGATCCCCTTTGCCAGCCGCCCCCCTCAGGGGGTGGTCGTCGAGGCTTGTGGACTTCCGATGACCTCCCCTAAGGGGCGGAGCCAGTGGAGGGAGCCTCGTCCCCACACCTCCCCTTGTCTGTTTCATGGGGAGGTTACCGGGGGCTTAATGAGTCCCCGGCGACCTCTCTTAAGGGGGGGATGCCGGTGGGCCCCTCTCCCCCAAGCTCTAAtcctctcttctccttcttcttccccttgttTTCCACTCAATCGACCTCCTCCCACTAATCTTTTCTGCAACAGAGTAAATGGGTAGCCAGAGATAGCATTAACATGCTCAAAGCTTGATCCTTTTTTGCTTTGGTTTCAAATGGGTTCCTACCAAAAGGTTTGATTTTTGTCCTGAGTAGTTCTGGAGCTGTTGGGGTTTTTGATTTTCGAGATGGGTTCTCACTATTTGAGCTCGAGAAGTGTTGCAGTGGGGCGAGAAGCTTCAGGAAGAGCAGCAAAAACAACTGTGATTGGAGCTCGTCCTCTTCGGGGAGGTGGAACAAGATTGAGAGCATTGGGAAGATGAAGTTTGGTTCTTCTGGTACTGTGAGGGGGCTCTGAACCAGCACGGCAACCAGAGCTAGATTTATGTTGCTGGGAAGATGTGCTCCAATGGAGCTAGTGATGTCGCCTGAGGGGGGACGTCGCTAGAAGTTCGATAGGCCCTCGACGACCATCCCCTGAGAGAGGACGGCTAGTAGAGGGGTCCCTCCTCCGACCTGTCcctcaataaaaaaaaattatattttttatggataatttatttatttttttatgtataataTTTTCTACGTGGCGTTCCACATGTGCAGAGAGGACCCACCTTGAAGGCCAGCTCAACTCACGGTTATGGTTTCGGATGGAATTTAAACGGTGTGCTagatttgaaaagaaaatggtgATTTGTGCTATGACGTGCCAATTTTAAAAACCGTGTTAGGAGGTGAAAATGCCGTTCAAATTGTGCTAGAGGGTGCTATTTTCCGTTTTAGATATTTTCTtagaaaaaatagaagaattcTCCAGAAGTAAATAGATTTCTTCGATTTCTAGTgaaattacttatattttcCCCTTAGCTTGGCAAAGTTACTATCCTTTTTGCATCCCCAAAAAGTCGTCCCTAGGCTAAAATCTTGAGTCCGTCCCTGGTGCCCTTCATATATgataattgtaatttttctaaaaatagtAAGAATTTATGTACTTCTGCTAAAATAACTCTCCATGTGGTGACAAGTGATCCAATTTTTACCCTTGCCTTTGTCTAATCTTTTTCTTCGGTCGCGTgcctttttctattctttaTTCTTAATGTCTTttccagtgttatcagaaccggaccggatgatgaaccggaaggggtacggggtcatgggtttatgggtccaaccgggggttcgatgggtcggaccgctcgtttatttaaaataaaataaatattcatattattaaaaaaattatgataattaagataaaagtatgatgattttaaagaaatataacaatagtataagaaagtatctatatttaatatttcttacttcaaaataaatattttattttaataagtacttaaaagtagagttaaaagaataaaaaagtggtggtggtttggttggtagtatgctaatatgaaaagtaagaggtcatgagttcaaatctttacacaaccaaccaatttttacattaaataggaaacccatagaaccggccggtttaatgaaattttgcttaaaaccggccggttcaatgggtccggcggttcaaagctgtcatttcggtttttaggcgaaccggaccggacttggtgccggttcccggttcgaccggtcgaaccggccggtccggtccggttctgataacaatggtcTTTTCaacttctattttattttttactctcCAAATCTATATTCACGCGAAAAGTTTTTGAGGATTAAATGGTGACAGGCCCAAAACTTTAGAGACCATTTAAATAGTTTACTCTTCAAATAgctcttttcatttttatgacTTGAAAATTAGTTTGGAATCACATCTTGCAAATCTAAGCGATAATGAGAATACAAACTCAATTTTACTTTCTTACATGACGATTTATTATGCCACAAAGGGTCGAATTCTTGTAGTGTGAGACGGGGGGAATTGCGATAGTAAATTAAGCTTGATGACAAATATGCCTTGCGCTTCTCTTACATTACAAATTTGCCCCTTAACAATGGAGGAGGTCACCAGCAGTCCTGCAGTGGTGGCCGGCATCAGGTGACCATCACCAGGATTTCTTCCCCTTCAGAGAGAAATAATAGGGAGACAGGGGCAGCTGATTGCTCAACCGCGACCACATCGCCCTAATCGAGGTTGATGAGGCTTTAGAGGTTGCCACTTACCTCGTTTGAGCCCATGGTACTTGGCATCAGGCCATCACTatccctctccctcttctttttttttttttttttttttttattggggAAAATCCTGGGCTGTGGTGACCCAACGCACACCACCATTTGcccctctctctatctctacTCTCGTTCATTCtgtttttcattatttttttttgaaaatctgAAGCTGGAAAGATACATTTTAGTGTCACGTTAGTCATTTTGATGACTTCGCTCTGGTTTTCTGTTTACAAAATCCAATCCCATTTCAACCATATTATCTTCTAATTTCGAAATGAACATGCATCTGTCAGTCCatcatcaaaataattaacttTTGTGAAGCCTTGTCCATATAGAGGATCTCTTCATACCTATATCTAGGGGCATGTCACATGTGGTCTACACAATTATTCTTATGTTGATGGGATCCATAACCCACTCTTatcctgattttttttttctcggacAAGATAATAGAAAGTTGGAAGTTTCTGTGAGCCATAGATTTTGCAATTTGATCACATGTTTGGGGcccttctttattttcttttctattataAAGAAAGCCTATGACCTTAATTATAACAAAGCGAAATAATTTTAACACAAAAAAGTTCTTCTTGCGAGAATCGAATTCAAAACCTCTTCGTTTTGAGTTGGTGACTCGTGCTACTTTAGTCTTCCTCATTAGGGATCGATTTTACCCATGTGGGGCCCTCCATTTACTTTCTAGCATTAAGTCAGTGTACATAGTTTCAGCCTTCCGGTCGGGCTTCTACAACTTCGGAATATACAGTCGAGACCAGTACCACAGGGGACCTCCCAAAAAAATGTTTATCATAACAAATCTTTCAAGTTTTTACATAACTTCTTTTGTATTCTTTGAGTCATCTGAAGCAAAACCAAGTAGTTTATACCCACTGCAAGATCTCAAAGTCATCTGAACAATACCCCGTAAGATATCGATCTTTACAATCTTACTTAGGTCTCCATGTTTCCATTAATCTCTAGCTACCCTGGGATGAACTCGTAGAACTCGCAATACTGTAGTAATTGTTTCAACTAGTAAGAAATGAGAAAAACAAAGTCTAACGATAAGTTCATTGAGCAGACGATCCCAAGATGACATGAACTTATATAATTCACGATTGATACAAACTAGAGGCTTATGGAGTTCGGCTTCTTTTTATTGTTTACGATGATACACAGTTGCCACAAGACTTTAGAACACACCATATGGCAAAATCATACAGTCGACAGTGTTGGAGAAGCCTGACtcacatttttatatttagtaTCCGGATATCCTGGAGATCCGAGCCTTTAACCCATGCTTCATGTGAAGAATAATGGAAGCACGGGGCCTGACGTCCTGACCTTCCTCAACCTGAACATGGAAGTTCCGGATTATGGTGGCCAAAACAGTCTTCATTTGTATGAAGGCGACTTCCTTCCCAAGACAAGTCCTAGGTCCTGCATTGAAGGTGAGGAACTTGTAAGATGGTTCGTGTCTGATTGTTCCTTTATCTGAGATCCACCTCTCAGGTCTAAACTCTGAGCAATCTTCCCCCCAGATTGAGGGCATCCTTCCCATCGCATAGAGACTGAACAGAATCCTCGAGCGGGCTTTCACACTGTGCCCGCTAGGCAGCACGTTGGGTTTTATTGGACTTTTGTGCTGGAATGGAACTGGTGGGTACAGCCTCAGAGACTCGCAGATCGCTCCATGCAAGTAAACCAGCTTGTTGATGCATTCTCCACCCTCGagcatttcttcttcttccattgcaagTGAATTAATTTCTTCTCTGATTTTGATTTCGACCGATGGGTGCTTCGAGAGGTTCCAAAAGAACCAAGTAAGTGCCGAAGTAGTCGTGTCTCTCCCTGCAAGCACGAGGTTCAAGATCGTGTCTCTCAAGAACTTGTCGTTGTTACAGTCTAGACCCGATATATCATCCTTCTCCATATTCATATATGATGTTAACAAATCAAAACTCTCTTCTTTTGATGTCGACTCCTCTCCTTTTCTTAGCTCCTCCCTCTTTTTCTCGATGTATTTTCCTATGATTCGATCAAAGCACTTCCAAGCTTCGCTCAActtcttttcttctccaaTCCCTATCCACCTTTGTAGCTTCCAGAGGAATTTTGGGAAAACATGACGGAAGAAGATTGCTTCCTCGGCTTCatccaatgccttagcaaatgGAACTTCTGGGTAATCACTAGAAAGGCACGCAGGTTCAAACCCAGTAACCAACTTGCAAATTGAGTCGAATGTGAATCTTTGGAATAAATCTTGCAAATCCACCACAAGCCCTTCCGTGGAGGCACGATCAAGAATAGGAATCAGCCCATTTTGGATCTTGTCCTGACTAGTCCTCGCCAAGAACCGGTGGAACTCCCTGTGATTTACCAATGACACGGCAACTCTCCGCTGGTCCTTCCACAGCTCATAGTCCGCATTGAATATCCCATCTCCCAAAACGTCAAAGATCTTCTTGAACTCGGACCCCTTGGGGAAGTTCACAAAGTTTGCACTCATGATGTAGTGGATGTTCGCAGGGTCCACCGTTATCAACATATCCATATCACAGAACCACGGGCCTCGAAAGAGGAAGTTGCAAATGGCATTGTGCGCTAGGATCTCAGTGATCCAATCATGCACCCGCAGAACTTGGCTCAGAAGGGCCGGCAACATACCAATGAGCGGCCAATTTGTTGGAAGGTCATGGCTGTTGCTTCTGAGATGGCGAACGATGATGAAGCAAAGAAGAGCCAATAATATCTCCAAGAGCCCCATTAAGTCCATGATGGATACGATGGAGCTATGGAACTCTTATCTTCTATATGGAAATTTATTAGGCAGTTGGGAGGGAGAATGGTTTTATAATATCAGAAGACTTTTCAGATGCAGACAACGACAAGCTCAGCACAAGTCAGCTTTTAATTCTGGACAGCGATTTGCTGATTAAAAAGTAATATTGAATTATATGGTTAGTTCCACTAAAGGGATCTTGCCTTTAACTTAAGCTCTTGTCCAGTCTCTGTAGTCCATGACTCCATATCCGTTTTGCTTTTCGTCCAAGAAAACCGATAATTGAAATTTGTACCCCAAACCTCTGCCCAGTTGCTGCAGGAAGAGCTCGCTCACCCTTCATAAGGATAAAGTCCAAGGGACGAAAAGAATATGGAAAGCAAAGCTAACTGATCCTACGGTAATGTTAGGAGGCTCAgtttaaattttgataatccCTATTAAGAAAGCAACTCTTATCTGGATGCAGTTCACAATAAACTCGTGGACCGCAGCAATCTCAGTAATCGGTTGCTGTGGGTTCCAATAATACTGTGATGGGATGGCCATACTATTACTAACTAATAAGTAACGTCGATGCTGCAATCCATGGAATACTGTTGGACTGTTCCAAGTAGTTAAAATGTCAGACCACGAGGGACCCTCCATAAGGGGATCTTATTTATAACTTCTTTACATCAATGCTGAAGTCCATGTAATCCTTTTGGACTGTTCCAAGTAGTTAAAGAATCGGACCACGGGGGACCCTCCGTAAGGGGATCTTATCTGTAGCTTCTCTATATTGACAAGACTATAAATCAACCATAAATGTTATATCTGACAAAAGCGTTGCTCTCAACTTGAAAACAATCCTAGATGGGGCATAGCTTTCTATCGCGAAACAATCCTGGCAAACAAATGAATGATGTACAACCAGTGGTCCTCCTATCCACGACGTCTCAAGTCTGGGTGCAGCTCATAGAGCATCGTATGCTTTCATGTTTGGCTGGACTGGATGTGATGCCACTGATGAGAtatccttttgtttgtttctttttttcggctCCCTTCCCTTCCAAATTATTTGGGAGCCGGATCGAATCTATTTTTCGAATCCAAACCATCATAAGGCACTGGCCCATGAATTGTCTGGCAGCACCATTCCtcttatcttcttttttcatcAGAAGAAGACAATTTCTTCGTCTGCCGAGTTGCCAGTTTGTATCACAGAGAAAGTTTGTCCAATATCGGTGATCAGTAAAGAGCGGAACTTGACGAGCATTTATGGCTACGTTTCGTCCTTGGGTTAGAGATAGGGATGGGGACGAGATGAATTaggattttaaatttaatgaatCATCAACTAGGTGATAGCCCGTACGTTGCGttggaaatattttaattttttaacaataagTAATATTAACATTAAGTACATTATAAACTtttatttaacaaaaatatattgtgGATTAAAATTGTTTAACCAAGAGTGGAATTTTAATATCCTAAATACATTGTGGAGAAAATGAAGTGATGTGCTGATTTTTCAAGTATAAGAAAacagaaattttaaataattattttaagaaagtaaataattgaaaaatgtacCTATTcgaaaatattcttttttctctaaGATAATGAtcgatattataaattataatataattattttttactatcAATATTCTATACAACTCAAATTTTGACGGCTCACACAATCGCATTTATCATCTTAACAAAATCTACATCTCACATAACAATCACAATTGTtcaatagaataaaaaattcttcaaaccAATAATACAAAAGGAGTAAGACAACTATTTAAATGCTCAATAAATAGGCATTGTCAACTCATAACAATAGCATAGGATAACAATTAATTCTTAATGCGATGGAATGATTTTaccaataaaattaatgaaaaaaggaaaacctgATGAATGTGCAAAAAACATAAACAATTTTTTGTCCCTTTCATTTTATTCGCCGGCGACCACTTACATCGCATATATAAAGAGAAACAAAGAAACTCATATATAAAGAGAAACTtgcacatatatacatatatacattaaGAGAAACATTGACATatgaaaagttaaaatttaagcttatcttatttattttaagaaattaaaactAATTCTTTCTCAtaaacacatatatacatatatattatgatttcATGGAATCAGGTGGCGGGAAAACTTTGGATGATGGATCATCAAATAAGAGACACatgcacatatatacatattatagaAGCATGTAAAAATTCGGGATATTTCATTCATGCAAAGAACAGCAAAGACTTGAGATTACCTATTAATTTTGAGATTCCGGAAGTGTGAGACTCTTGGGGATGTCGTCTCATTCATGAAGGCATAGGCCAATTTGAAAGAAATAGTATTCTAGctcaaatcaataaaattatgcaTGAAATAATGAATCTATTATGAACCTcattgaaaatgaagaaagaatCTACCTTCAAGTATGCATGAGCAGACAAAATCTACCTTCAAGTCAGATTCCTAGTGATAGAcgaccaaatatatatatttacttaataattatttaaaacaaTTTCCATCTATAAAACATTGAACTGTAATTATAGTTAGGTAATAGTACGATATATCCAAACGATGTACAATATTTCACTACGTATTTTAGATGTCCTTCTTAGAATATATTCCACTAATATGCTCCTATCAGAAATATTCCGTTGTATCCTCCACTTTCCCTAACTGGggatataatctatatacataattattttcttaatatttctTTACAAAACTTCCCATCTATTATAACATTGGACTATAGTTAGGCAATATTACAATATATCTAAACGATGAACTATATTTCACCACTTATTTCAGATGCCCTTCTTTGACTATATTCCACTAATATGCCCCTATCAAAAATATATTCTGCTGTATACTCCACTTTCCCCAATTGGggatataatctatatattatactatAAGAGAATTTTacgaatatatattttttcggcGGATAAGTATTTCTTGACaaaagaatattaaaattttcttactaTATAAATGGTGACATGACATCTTGAGAGAGcttttttttgatgatgtggcgGCGTGAAAGATTCAGTTCGGgactttatttatatatagatatagatacaAATATAGATATCTCGATTTAGTGTGTGGAGTTTTCAAGGTTTGGGATTGGGatattaaaaggaaaatgaccAAGGTATCCTCATTACAGTTATTTAAGTACAAACTAGATAAAAACTCGCGCGTTGCGtgagaagtttttttttataaataataatgccaaaattattaaaaaagtaattcttttatacaaaatatataaaacaatCAATATCTCATAATTGTcctatattttctcaatttaatatTGTTAGCGATATCATTTCCCAAAAAAAGATATGATTATCTCTTGTAAAAAGTTTAATTATaccaataataaaatttaattttaccaTTGCATAAAAAGTAATATGATATATCAAGTCTATCTATAGATTTTTCCTAATATAGATAATATGAAAGATATTTATTGagttaaataaatatagattttttaTACTTGATTCggctaaatatatatatatatatatgtttgaatACATATATACTTAGGAAATATTTTTCCTAATATTTATAGTGTCAaagatatatagattatatgtaTGAAGTTATAGATATAGTACTTAATAATTTATGATatgcaataaatataaatatatttactgcataattaaattattaaaa from Punica granatum isolate Tunisia-2019 chromosome 3, ASM765513v2, whole genome shotgun sequence includes:
- the LOC116201602 gene encoding alkane hydroxylase MAH1-like, yielding MDLMGLLEILLALLCFIIVRHLRSNSHDLPTNWPLIGMLPALLSQVLRVHDWITEILAHNAICNFLFRGPWFCDMDMLITVDPANIHYIMSANFVNFPKGSEFKKIFDVLGDGIFNADYELWKDQRRVAVSLVNHREFHRFLARTSQDKIQNGLIPILDRASTEGLVVDLQDLFQRFTFDSICKLVTGFEPACLSSDYPEVPFAKALDEAEEAIFFRHVFPKFLWKLQRWIGIGEEKKLSEAWKCFDRIIGKYIEKKREELRKGEESTSKEESFDLLTSYMNMEKDDISGLDCNNDKFLRDTILNLVLAGRDTTTSALTWFFWNLSKHPSVEIKIREEINSLAMEEEEMLEGGECINKLVYLHGAICESLRLYPPVPFQHKSPIKPNVLPSGHSVKARSRILFSLYAMGRMPSIWGEDCSEFRPERWISDKGTIRHEPSYKFLTFNAGPRTCLGKEVAFIQMKTVLATIIRNFHVQVEEGQDVRPRASIILHMKHGLKARISRISGY
- the LOC116199215 gene encoding alkane hydroxylase MAH1-like — its product is MCARASYMDSMGLLVILFALICFIVLCHLASNSKGAPTDWPLVGMLPTLLNQVSRVHDWVTELLLHLGTGNFLFRGPWFCNMDMLITADPANIHYIMTTNFVNFPKGPEFKNIFDILGDGIFNVDHELWKEQRRVAMSFINHKSFHCFLVRTTKDKIQNGLIPILDHASREGLVVDLQDLFERYTFDSISKLVAGFDPECLSPDLPDVPFIRALDDAEEAIFFRHVMPGLLWKLQGWVGVGREKKLSEAWKCIDRIIGKYIEMKREKLRRGEESRQDEEDSDLLTSYMTMEKNKMSGAGSHEDKILRDTILSFIIAGRDTNTSSLTWFFWNLSNHPLVEIKIREEIRSLLTQGEDIFDTEEFNNNKKLVYLHGAICETLRLYPPIPLQHKSPAKPDKLPSGHNVQAHTRILWSLYAMGRMPSIWGKDCAEFKPERWISDNGTVRHEPSYKFVAFNAGPRTCLGKNFTFTQMKYVLATIIWNFHVRVEEDQDVRPRVSVILHMKHGLKARISRITNF